One segment of Phragmites australis chromosome 13, lpPhrAust1.1, whole genome shotgun sequence DNA contains the following:
- the LOC133887960 gene encoding uncharacterized protein LOC133887960, translated as MDNSFVHIPHQPLMNDPFALVAYSGPSSTMESLGQSTLRMDCLGPAMANCGHDYENTQRMNDITVRDDGSKLVLGLGPTPNFYSAHCQSTGVHKSKQAQRLSGQSFTSANPEMLRLGLQMDGAEAVQYLQAPSATVHSFAVVDETSTFATVRNMGGYMPSLLFAPPSSSSDINEAQVDTRDSLDLTHNTNNDTQHLQHRLQLSPEPSAMTESSFGVSSDVVTAASISEQRSHPRHTKKCRFKGCSKGGRGASGLCIAHGGGQRCHKPGCHKGAESSSAYCKAHGGGRRCEQLGCTKSAEGKTDYCIAHGGGHRCEHPGCPKAARGKSGRCIKHGGGKRCTVKGCIRSAEGKAGLCISHGGGRRCQYPDCGKGAQGSTLYCKGHGGGKRCIFYGCSKGAEGSTPLCKAHGGGKRCMFEGGGVCAKSVHGATDYCVAHGGGKRCSVPSCTKSARGRTDFCVKHGGGKRCQIDNCSKSAQGSTDFCKAHGGGKRCTWSTGCEKFSRGKSGVCAAHGTLMAKQREQGLVKNVGSMIGPGLFSGIVVSSATAASSMTNEHSSSGMSTASDCDGTARSQSMIPPQLLVPRSMMSSWSSEPVDRGREGACIVPEGRVHGGGLLSLLGGSFRNADVEKL; from the coding sequence ATGGATAATAGCTTTGTGCACATCCCACACCAACCTCTGATGAATGATCCCTTTGCGTTAGTGGCATACTCAGGACCAAGCTCCACCATGGAGAGCCTGGGCCAAAGCACACTCCGCATGGACTGCCTGGGCCCAGCAATGGCTAATTGTGGCCATGACTATGAAAATACTCAGAGAATGAATGACATAACAGTGAGAGATGATGGCAGCAAGTTAGTCCTTGGATTGGGTCCAACACCCAACTTTTATTCCGCACATTGTCAGTCCACTGGAGTACACAAATCAAAACAAGCTCAGAGATTGTCTGGCCAGAGTTTCACTTCTGCTAATCCAGAAATGCTGAGGCTTGGCCTTCAGATGGATGGTGCAGAAGCAGTTCAATATTTGCAAGCACCAAGTGCAACAGTTCATTCTTTTGCTGTAGTTGATGAGACCTCAACATTTGCTACTGTAAGGAACATGGGTGGCTACATGCCATCCCTACTCTTCGCTCCTCCCTCCAGTTCTTCTGATATCAATGAAGCCCAAGTAGACACCCGGGATTCTCTAGACCTCACGCACAACACCAACAATGACACTCAGCATCTTCAACATCGCCTTCAGCTCAGCCCTGAGCCTTCTGCAATGACGGAGTCTTCATTTGGTGTGAGTTCTGATGTTGTCACCGCAGCATCGATATCAGAACAACGTAGCCATCCCCGACATACTAAGAAATGCAGGTTCAAGGGGTGCTCCAAAGGTGGAAGAGGCGCATCAGGGCTTTGTATTGCTCACGGAGGCGGACAGAGATGTCATAAGCCTGGATGCCATAAAGGTGCCGAAAGCAGCTCGGCATACTGCAAAGCCCACGGAGGTGGTCGACGGTGTGAGCAGCTTGGTTGCACCAAGAGTGCAGAGGGAAAGACAGATTATTGTATCGCTCATGGCGGAGGCCACCGATGCGAACATCCTGGCTGTCCTAAAGCTGCACGAGGTAAGTCTGGGCGGTGCATCAAGCATGGTGGTGGGAAGAGATGCACTGTTAAAGGTTGCATCCGGAGCGCGGAAGGGAAGGCTGGATTGTGCATTTCTCATGGTGGTGGCCGTCGATGCCAGTACCCAGATTGTGGCAAGGGGGCTCAAGGCAGCACATTGTACTGCAAGGGGCATGGTGGTGGCAAGAGGTGCATTTTTTATGGCTGCAGCAAAGGTGCAGAGGGTAGCACACCTCTGTGCAAAGCACATGGTGGTGGGAAGCGATGCATGTTTGAAGGAGGCGGCGTCTGTGCAAAGAGTGTACACGGGGCTACTGACTACTGCGTGGCgcatggaggagggaagcgcTGTTCGGTGCCCAGCTGCACCAAGAGCGCCCGTGGCCGCACTGACTTCTGTGTCAAGCATGGCGGTGGCAAGCGGTGCCAGATTGACAACTGTAGCAAGAGCGCGCAGGGGAGCACAGACTTCTGTAAAGCCCATGGTGGAGGCAAGCGGTGCACATGGAGCACGGGTTGTGAGAAGTTCTCCCGTGGCAAGAGTGGCGTCTGTGCTGCCCATGGTACCTTGATGGCGAAGCAGCGAGAACAAGGGTTGGTGAAGAACGTAGGAAGCATGATCGGACCAGGTCTCTTCAGCGGCATCGTGGTGTCATCGGCCACCGCGGCAAGTAGCATGACTAACGAGCACTCGTCCTCGGGCATGAGTACCGCGTCAGACTGCGATGGTACAGCGAGGAGCCAATCGATGATACCTC